The Pristiophorus japonicus isolate sPriJap1 chromosome 30, sPriJap1.hap1, whole genome shotgun sequence sequence GTGGCGGTAAACGGGGAGTTCCGCCTCGGCGCGGCAGAGAAAGCCTTTGGTGCAGAACGGCCTCTATCACCCACTGGGGTGGGAGGGACAGTGAAAGACGTTGGGTGGGGGTGAGATCTATTTGGGGCTAAGGGCCATGCCCTGTGAAGCTTCTGTTGCAGACAGGGAGGTGATTGAGTCAATCGAACAGTCCCACAAGGCCGCTGGGCCAGACGTGAGACAAGGCGAGGCTCATTGGTGAGGGGCATGGACAGCAGTGCTGGGTATGGGCAGCCcctccgcctcagctcatccgttgctcaaACCCTCACTCATGTCGTTCTTAACTCCAActccgactattccaacgcactcctggccggcctccacaCTTCGTCCCTCTGCAAACCTGAGCTCAGCCAAAACtcgactcccctccctatctctgtaacaccctccagcccctacacccctccctatctcagtaacatcctccagcccctacacccctccctatctctgtaacaccctccagcccctacacccctccctatctctgtaacctcctccagcccctataccctgccctatctctgtatcctcctccagcccctatacccctccctatctctgtaacctcctccagcccctacacccctcgctatctctgtaacctcctccagcccctatgcccctccctatctctgtatcctcctccagccccaccaccctccctatctctgtaacctcctccagcccctatgcccctccctatctctgtaacctcctccagcccctacgcccctcgctatctctgtaacctcctccagcccctatgcccctccctatcactgtaacctcctccagcctctaaacccctccctatctctgtaacctcctccagcccctgcacccctccctatctctgtaacctcctccagctcctacacccctccctatctctgtaacctcctccagctcctacacccctccatatatctgtaacctcctccagcccctacgcccctccctatcactgtaacctcctccagcctctaaacccctccctatctctgtaacctcctccagcccctgcacccctccctatctctgtaacctcctccagctcctacacccctccctatctctgtaacaccctccagcccctatacccctccctatctctgtaacctcctccagcccctgcacccctccctatctctgtaacctcctccagccccacaacacctccctatctctgtaacctcctccagcccctacaccccttcctatctctgtaacctcctccagcccctgcacctctccatatctctgtaacctcctccagcccctacatccctcccgatctctgtaacctcctcgagaccctgcacccctccctatctctgtaacctccaccagggcctacacccctccctatctctgtaacatcccccagcccctataaccctccctatctctgtaatctcctccagcccctacacttctcactctctctgtaaccaccttcagcccctacaccccaccctatctctgtaacctctccagcccttaaaacccctccccatctctgtaaccaccttcagcccttacacccctccatatctctatcatactctccagcccctacaccgaccgatctccgtaacctcctccagccccgacaccccgcccgatctctgtaacctcctccagcccctacacacctccctatcgttgcaacctcctccagcccctacacccctccctttctccgtaacctcctccagacccgacacccctccctatatctgtaacaccctccagtccctcCATCTCCcgatctccataacctcctccagccccttcacccttccctatctctgtaaccacctccagcccctacacccctccctatctctgtaaccaccttcagccccgacacccctctatatctctgtaacctcctccagcccctacacccctccctatctctgtaacctcctccagccccgacacccctccctttctctaacatcctccagccccacaacctctccctatctctgtaacctcctccagcctctacacacctccctatctctgtatcaaccttcagcccctacacccctccctatctctgtaacctcctccagccccgacacccctcccgatctctgtaacctcctccagcccctacacccctccctatctctgtaacctcctccagcccctacacccctccctatctctgcaacaccctccagcccctacacccctccctatctctgtaacctcctccagcccctgcacccctccctatctctgtaacctcctccagccccgacacccctccccatctctgtaacacgctccagccccgacacccctccctatctctgtaacctcctccagccccacaacccctccctatctctgtaacctcctccagcccctacaccccttcctatctctgtaacctcctccagcccctacaccccttcctatctctgtaacctcatccagcccctaggcccctccctaactctgtaacctcctctagcccctacacccctccatatctctgtaacctcctccagcccctacatccctccctatctctgtaacctcctccagccccgacacccctccctatctctgtaacctcctccagcttctacacccctcctgatctctgtaacttcctccaccagggcctacacccctcctgatctctgtaacatctcccagcccctataaccctccctatctctgtaatctcctccagcccctacacttctcactctctctgtaaccaccttcagcccctacacccctccctatctctgtaacctctccagcccttaaacccctccccatctctgtaaccaccttcagcccttacacccctccatatctctatcatactctccagccccgacaccgacctatctccgtaacctcctccagccctgacacccctccctatctctgtaacctcctccagcccctacacacctccctatctctccaacctcctccagcccctacacccctgccgatctctgtaatctgctcgagtccctacacccctccctatctccgtaacctcctccagcccctacacccctccctatctctgtaacttcctccagcccctacacccctccctgactctgtaacccgctccagcccctacacccctccctatctctgtaaccccctccagcccttacacccctctcgatctctgttccctcctccagcccctacacccctgccgatctctgtaatctcctcgagtccctacacccctccctatctccgtaacctcctccagcccctacacccctccctatctctgtaacttcctccagcccctacacccctccctgactctgtaacccgctccagcccctacacccctccctatctctgtaaccccctccagcccttacacccctctcgatctctgttccctcctccagcccctgcacccctccctatctctgtaacctcctccaacccctattccttttccaatctctgtaacctcctccagcccctacacccgccgtatctatgcaacaccctccagcccctacacctctcccgatctctgtagccccctccagcccttacacccctcccgatctctgttacttcctccagtccccacacccctccctatctctgtaaccacctccagcccctacacccctccctatctctgtaacctgctccagacccgacacccctccctatctctgtaacctcctccagcccctacacacctcccgatctctgtaacctcctccagcccctgcacccctccctttctctgtaacctcctccatcccctacacctctccctatctctgtaacctcctccagcccctacacccctccctatctctgtaacctgctccagcccccacacccctccctatcactgaaagctcctccagcccctactgccctcccgatctctgtaatatcctccagctccctccctatctctgtaacctcctccagctctgcacccctccctatctctgtaacctcctctagaccctccacccctccctatctctgtaaccacctccagcccctacacccctccctatctctgtaacctcctctagaccctccacccctccctatctctgtaaccacctccagcccctacacccctccctatctctgtaacctcctccagcctctacacacctccctatctctgtatcaaccttcagcccctacacccctccctatcactgtaacctcctccagcccctacacccctccctatctctgtaaccaccttcagccccgacacccctccctatctctgtaacctcctccagcccctacacccctccctatctctgtaacctcctccagcttctacacccctccctagctctgtaacctcctccaacccctataaccctccctatctctgtaacctcctccagcccctacacccctccatatatctgttacttcctccagcccctgcacccctcgatctctgtaacaccctccagcccctacacccctctatctctgtaacctccacgtgtccctactcccctccctatcttgtAACCTCCATGGgcccccacaccactccctatctctgtaacctcctccagcccctacgcacctccctaactctgtaacctcctccagccctacacccctcctgatctctgtaacctcctcgagcccctatacctctccctatccctgcaacctcctccagcccctacacccctccttatctctgcaacaCCCTCGAGTCCCTGCACCTCCCGatatccgtaacctcctccagccccacaacccctccctatctcccacacacagcaatgtgataatgacccagatcatctgttttagtgatgttggttgagggataaatattgggcccaggacaccggggagaactccccctgctcttcttccaatagtagccccgggatcttttacatccacccgagagggcagacggggcctcggtttaacgtctcatccgaaagatggcccctccgacagtgcgtcgctcgctcagtaccggccctccgacagtgcggcgatccctcagtacagcccctccgacagtgcggcgctccctcagtactgcccctccgacagtgcggcgctccttcagtactgcccctccgacagtgtggtgctccctcagtactgcccctccgacagtgcggcgctccctcagtactgccccaccgacagtgcagcgctccctcagtactgtccctccgacagtgcggcgctccctcagtactgcccctccgacagtgcagcgctccctcagtaccgtcactccgacagtgtggtgctcactcagtactgtccctccgacagtgcggtgctccctcagtactgtccctccgacagtgcggcgctccctcagtactgtccctccgacagtgcagcgctccctcagtactgcccctccgacagtgcggcgctccctcagtactgcccctccgacagtgtggcgctccctcagtactgcgcctccgacagtgcggcactccctcagtaccgtccctccgacagtgtggtgctccctcagtactgcccctccgacagtgcggcgctccctcagtactgcccctccgacagtgcggcgctccctcagtaccgcccctccgacagtgcggcgctccctcagtactgcccctccgacagtgtggcgttccctcagtactgcgcctccgacagtgcggcactccctcagtaccgtccctccgacagtgtggtgctccctcagtactgcccctccgacagtgcggcgctccctcagtactgcccctccgacagtgcagcgctccctcagtactgtccctccgacagtgcggcgctccctcagtactgcccctccgacagtgcggtgctccatcagcactgcccctgcgacagtgcgtcgctccctcagtgctgcccctccgacaatgcagcggtccctcagtacgaCATTGGAGTGTTAGCCTCGAGTGAaatgctcaagctcctggagtggggcttgaacccacaattggGAGGCAGTTGGTTGAGGAAGGAGTTTTGCCCGGAACACCAGCAACACCCTGTTCTCCAAGGAataggatgttttacatccaccgcaTCAGGAGAGGGGTGTGGAGCAGTGAGAGGGCTCAGTGAAACACCAAGTCCCCCTCcccagggctcagtcccacaccgggcccccctccccctccccggggctcagtcccacaccgggccaccctccccctccccggggctcagtcccacaccgggcccccctccccctccccagggctcagtctcacaccgggcccccctccccctccccggggctcagtcccacaccgggccaccctccccctccccggggctcagtctcaCACCGGGCCATCGTCcccagggctcagtcccacaccgggccatcgtccccctccccggggctcagtctcacaccgggcccccctccccctccccggggctcagtcccacaccgggcccccctccccctccccctccccagggcccagtcccacaccgggcccccctccccggggctcagtcccacaccgggcccccctccccctccccctccccggggctcagtcccacaccgggcgcccctccccctccccagggctcagtcccacaccgggcccccctccccctccccggggctcagtcccacaccgggcccccctccccctccccctccccggggctcagtcccacaccgggcccccctccccctccccggggctcagtcccacaccgggcccccctccccctccccggggctcagtcccacaccgggcccacctccccctccccggggctcagtcccacaccgggcccccctccccctccccggggctcagtcccacaccgggcccccctccccctccccggggctcagtcccacaccgggcccccctccccctccccggggctcagtcccacaccgagtGAGACCACTGGGGCAATGCGAGCCATGATTCGAAGGGAAGGGGCCCCTGGTGACATTTGGACCACTCCTCACTTTCGTAGAAATaaaaaatcggagcaggagtcggccatttggcccctcgattctgctccgccattcaatatgatcccggctgatcctctatcctcacaccatattcccactttttctccagaccccttgatgtcttttgtgtctcgaaatctatcgatctccctcttaaatatattcagtgacttggcctccacagccttctgtggtcgagaattccacaggttcacctccctctgagtgagaacatttctcctcatctcagtcctaaatttcctagcccgtatcctgagactgtgaccccttgttctagacttcccagccccggggaaacatcctccccgcatccagtctccaaccccgtcacaattttatacatttcaatgagatcccgtctcattcttctaaactccagtgaatacaggcccagtcgacccaatctctcctcatacgacagtcctgccatcccaggaatcagtctggtgaaccttcgctgcactccctctatggcaagtatatccttccttaggtaaggagacccaaactgctcacaatactccaggtgcggtctcaccaaggccctgtataactggagtaaggcatccttgctcctgtacacaaatcctcttgcaatgtggGCCAACGTACCCCATttgcccctaactgcttgctgcaccatgtCTGTTTTCAATGtctggtgtacaaggacccccaggtccctctgtacatccacacttcccaagccgtcaccatttaaacaatactttgtcctcatgtttttcccaccaaagtagataacttcacatttatccacgttatactacatctgccatgtgtttgcccattcacatagaaacatagagaataggtgcaggagtaggccattcggcccttcgagcctgcaccaccattcaataagatcatggctgatcattcacctcagtcccccattcctgctttctctccataccccttgatccctttagccgtaaggaccacatccaactcccttttgaatctgtctaacgaactggcctcaacaactttctgtggcagtgaATTCGACAGGTTCACTCTGTCGACCCGCTGTGTCTTTACATCCTCGTCCCGACTCACAACCCCAGCCAGTTTTGGGTCGTCGGCAAGTGTGGAAGCATGACGATTTGGTTCCCTGCCGTCCCGTGCAATGAGGGGCCAGCGAGACCAGGGTGGGAGTTTTTAATTCTGTTTATTTATCAGAATGTCAGCACTCGCTGGCCATACACACTGGCGTGTGCACGCACACGTTCCGCCAATCGCTCAGAAACACTTGCGATGGACAATCGCCGGACCTTTCTCGTCGTAGTCCTTGCGACACACCCACATGGACCGGAAGGTGTTGAGGCTGGCCGTGATGGAGCCCCCAATCCACACCGAGAACTTGCGCTGGGGCGAGGCGTAGACGTTGAGCTTGAAGCGGCTGGGCACCAGCTCGCCCATCTCCTTCTGGATGCGCTCGGCGAGGCCGGGGAACATGGAGGAGCCGCCCGACAGCACGATGTTGTTGAACAGCTCGGGCCGGTGCTTGGCCTTGCACTTCTTCAGGCTCTTCATGGCCAGCACGTGGAGGCCGGGGTCAGTCAGCCCCACCGCCTCGGGCTTGAACAGCGACTCGGGGCAGCGGAAGCGCtggttgccgatggtgatgatgtgTCCGTCGGGAAGCTTGTAGTCGGTCAGGTAGTCGCTCTCGTTGGCCACCATCTCCTTGTTGAAGTCCTGCGCCACGTAGCAGCAGGTCTCCTTGATGTTGTGCACGATGTGCATCTCCTCGGGGCTGAAGGTGTTGCCGCAGTCCTCCAGCAGCTTGGCCAtgtactcgctcagcctgcccccagCCAGGTCCAGGCGGTAGGTGGCATGGGGCAATGTGTAGCCGTTGTAGATGGGCGCCGTGCAGGAGACCCCCAGGCCCGACTCGATGATCAGGCCGTTGATCCTCCCGGTGGAGTACAGCGACAGCACGCTCTGGTGGGCCACGTACATGGCCGGCACCCCGAAGTTCTCGAACAGCAGCTCGGCCGACTTCTCCCGGTTGGCGGTGGGCGACAGCGGGCTGTCGGAGAGCAGCACCGCCTGATCCTCAGGGGCCACCCGCAGCTCATGGTAGAAGACGTGGTGCATGAGCATCTCCAGAGCGTCCCAGTCTGTCACGATGCCTTTGGTGACCACCTGGGTCTTGGTGATCCACGGGTCACTGGGGATGGCGCTGCCGATGTAGTAGTCGGGCCCCTTGCGCGGGTCGTTGTCCGTTTGGTTGGGGATGCCCACCAGGGAGTGGACCACCACGCTGGGCTTGTCGTCGCCGGCAAAGCCAGCCTTGGTATAGCCGGTGCCGTTGTCCATCACCACGGCCGCCGTCTCGGTGAAGTCTTCTGTGCAGGCGGGGGGCccctggggggcagtgggggaggattTGCTCATTCTACACAGCGAGGGCACGGACTGAGGGGGTCCGGGGGTGGGCTTCTTGGGTCTGCTCTGAGCAACACGATCAGCACGCTTTTCTTCCTGTttgcagcctccctctctctccctcgagtgTCACCGTCTGTATGGGCCCACACCCCCACCTGCCCCTCTACACTGGGCCTGTCGCCGGGGGCAACGGCGCTGATCTCACAATGTCCCCTTGTTGcctctgacctctgacctcccccccccccccacacacacaggaaGCCAGGTTACAGACAACAGGTGATGTCactgagagagggaggagggccgTCAGTGGGaggcccctccctcaccctcactcaGCCCCCCCACGCACCCCACACCCTCTTcccccaacctccccctccccagccccctgCTCACagcctcagccatgatcatattgaatggcggtgcaggctcgaaggcccgactcctgcacctattttctctgttcctATCCCCCTCCCCATTACGCTGTCTGCCACCCGCAACACCACCCACATCCTCACTGCCACCTTTCCCTCGCTCACCCCTCCACCTTCGCTCCAAACCCCTCCCTCACTTTCTGGAGCCCCGTTCCCCGCCTCTGTCCCACTGCTCGCTCCCTGACTTCAGAGTGAGTCGGTGCGAATCAGTCTGGCCCCCAGCCCCCGGCTCTCCCCAGTGCTGCAAACCAGCTGCTTGATAAGACTCaatgggcgagaacctccactttttttttgccatgcttaacgcccattttaccgctgagatgacgtataatgcccagatgtcgcccattttggcacaatatGGAAACGGGCATTTTTTGGAGACTTAGCGTCGAACGTTattttccccgtgtgcttaacgccgagaaaaaatatctccccccgcccacttttttgggggtgGATTCAGCAGAACGGGCAACTtcaacccagcattactttccacacggaattaacggcgagattcaatattaacgcccgctgattgttttttgtcgtaaggagcatatttacccaaactagcggccatggagatcgcccattgtcaatttcaccacctcacatttCACCCAcactatcgctcgctcaaaaaagcgCCCACAAAGAATGGAGCTAACCggaacaaatcacagcgttatggacgccatgttctcgaTCACATGTTGCGACCTTTAAAAGGCCGCTGTGCTTCAGCCTTGGCGGAGTACGGACGTACCCTGCAGGGCGTTGGAGTTGATCTgagcatctctaaaaacatcttgaccacactgtgaccgattggaattgaagaggtgtgtttgtcaggacattccttgtttggggccaatcggtggaaaacagaactactgcaatggggcctgtcctttctcgccctctcttggtgaccaaatacatgcagcagactcgagatcaccgaaggaacgctgcacagcagtatgtgcccaatgtacgaagtgacagactgatgaggaggaccagacgttccatctcccacaagtacaaggagaaacagTCTTCCttcaacttgcccaacaccacctgccttcggagactgtgcttccacaaagaggttatcactgaggtatgccagctgataagggcagatccgcagcctgccagcaccatcagtactgcactgtccgtcgaggtcaaagtcaccgcggcactgtcgttctacacctcgggttcttttcaggcctcagctggcgacatttgcgggctttctcagcatgccacacatcgctgcattagacaggtcactgaagccctgtacacacacaggagggacttgatcagcttccgtatgaccagggaggcacagagtgagagggctctaggatcctccagaattgcaaacttccccaaggtgcagggagcaatagactgtacgcacatcgcgatgcgggcaccttttcaggatgctgaggttttcaggaaccgcaagggattccattccctgaatgtccaactcgtgtcaaccaccagcaagttatactggcagtgaatgctaaatctctgggcagcatccatgaagcgcacatcctgcgtgagagcactgtatctgacttgtttaacaatcagccacaaggtcaatgctggatgcttggtgacaaaggatacggcctcgccacctggctgatgacaccccgctgcgtgacacccacaccgaagccgagaggcgatacaacgagagccacagagcaactcgcaatatcccagagaaaaccattggagtgctgaagcagcgctttagatgcctggaccactcaggaggcgagctccaataccaccctgagcaggtagctcaattcgtggtggtgtgctccatgctgcacaacttggctatcaggaggggacaagaattgcctgatagtctgacagtccacctcaccagagagaggaagaggaggacaaggaggcggacgctgacgtcggcccagacaatcaggctgatgctgaagccatgcccctgcccccctgtagaccaatgaaagggcccatggtggcatgatagctgcaagagccttacgtcaggagctcatcaatgatcgctttgcctgaaagaacgttggtgttatttccaaggctgacacactgctgggtgtgcaggtcatacgtcaatggtaggcatcaccttggtgacagttaaagtttaggttgattgaagttaagtgtaattataccctttgatgttaaggtatcaccagcgtgtaacggtgcagctatctgagccaatgtgctgcaaggttttgttaaataaaaaacatttaaatcaaacattagtctgaaatcatcagtatttctggacAAACCAACCCTTTGGGTGACGGCCgagacgctgcttggacggatacgtgagaggatggtcccgaggtgggaacgtgctctgagccagaagcaagatgttgcccctggctctcatgtgtggttggcaatgggagtgcatcaccttggggggcagtgccacgctccgggaccattgggagccctctgccaccagtgttcctggctaccagctccagggcctcctccatcccttccatgttagctattatttgttggacaaaaactcggtgccaacaacgttcttggtgcttagtaggcttcttgctgctggtgaatctccgtcgttcctcccacaacaggcaaataagcacacaccacacagccacgcacgctttcagtccctctctgctccccctctctctgtctcctcttctgtgcatatcatggtgactcttgacctccagaatcgtgggaatcagaaacat is a genomic window containing:
- the LOC139240123 gene encoding actin-1-like, which translates into the protein MSKSSPTAPQGPPACTEDFTETAAVVMDNGTGYTKAGFAGDDKPSVVVHSLVGIPNQTDNDPRKGPDYYIGSAIPSDPWITKTQVVTKGIVTDWDALEMLMHHVFYHELRVAPEDQAVLLSDSPLSPTANREKSAELLFENFGVPAMYVAHQSVLSLYSTGRINGLIIESGLGVSCTAPIYNGYTLPHATYRLDLAGGRLSEYMAKLLEDCGNTFSPEEMHIVHNIKETCCYVAQDFNKEMVANESDYLTDYKLPDGHIITIGNQRFRCPESLFKPEAVGLTDPGLHVLAMKSLKKCKAKHRPELFNNIVLSGGSSMFPGLAERIQKEMGELVPSRFKLNVYASPQRKFSVWIGGSITASLNTFRSMWVCRKDYDEKGPAIVHRKCF